One region of Triticum aestivum cultivar Chinese Spring chromosome 6B, IWGSC CS RefSeq v2.1, whole genome shotgun sequence genomic DNA includes:
- the LOC123137781 gene encoding aldehyde dehydrogenase family 3 member F1 — protein sequence MGTMEEKPALGLGSLVSSLRVVYKSGRTRELSWRRSQLKGLIRLLTEKEEEIFDALHDDLGKHRTESFRDEVGVVVKSIKHTLQNLEKWAAPEKAPTPLVSFPATALVLPEPLGVVLIFSCWNVPLALALEPLSGALAAGNAVVVKPSELAPSTAAFLAANIPRYLDAEAVKVVLGAAEVGQELMEHRWDKVLFTGGARVGRIIMTKAAKHLTPVALELGSKCPCIVDWLDSKRDSQIAVNRIIGAKWSTCAGQACIAIDYILVEEQFAPILIELLKSTVERLITKPEDMARILNERQFNRLSGLLEDHKVSRSIVHGGNVDPKTLSIEPTILLNPPLDSDVMTEEIFGPLLPIITVKKIEDSIEFVSSRPKPLAIYAFSTSEPLKQRIVKETSSGSVTFNDAIVQYGLESIPFGGVGQSGFGQYHGKYSFEMFSHKKAVFRRSFLVEFMFRYPPWNDDSKLGMLRHVFRYDYVSLFLALLGLRR from the exons atgggaaCCATGGAGGAGAAGCCGGCCCTTGGCTTGGGGAGCCTCGTGAGCAGCCTGCGAGTGGTGTACAAGAGCGGCAGGACCAGGGAGCTGTCCTGGAGGCGGTCGCAGCTCAAGGGGCTCATCAGGCTCCtgacggagaaggaggaggagatctTCGACGCGCTCCACGACGACCTCGGCAAGCACCGGACTGAATCCTTCAGAGACGAG GTCGGTGTTGTCGTCAAGTCCATCAAGCACACGCTGCAAAACCTCGAGAAATGGGCGGCTCCTGAGAAG GCTCCTACACCGTTGGTTTCCTTTCCGGCGACGGCGTTAGTGCTGCCGGAGCCGCTCGGGGTCGTGCTGATTTTCTCCTGCTGGAATGTTCCATTAG CCTTAGCTCTGGAGCCGCTCTCCGGCGCCTTAGCGGCTGGCAACGCCGTGGTTGTGAAACCCTCGGAGCTGGCGCCGTCCACCGCGGCATTTCTCGCTGCCAACATACCGAGATACCTGGACGCCGAGGCTGTGAAGGTCGTCCTGGGTGCAGCGGAAGTTGGACAAGAGCTAATGGAGCACCGATGGGATAAGGTCCTCTTCACCG GGGGTGCCCGTGTAGGTCGCATTATCATGACAAAAGCTGCAAAGCACCTGACCCCAGTGGCGCTTGAGCTTGGCTCGAAATGCCCGTGCATTGTAGATTGGCTGGACAGCAAAAGAGACAGTCAG ATTGCTGTAAATCGCATAATAGGCGCGAAATGGTCCACTTGCGCCGGTCAAGCTTGCATAGCCATCGATTACATACTTGTGGAGGAACAGTTTGCGCCGATTCTG ATTGAGCTGCTGAAATCAACAGTCGAGAGACTCATCACGAAACCAGAGGACATGGCGCGCATTCTGAACGAGAGACAGTTCAATAGGTTAAGTGGCCTCCTGGAGGATCACAAGGTGAGCCGTTCCATTGTACATGGTGGAAACGTGGACCCAAAGACCTT gAGCATCGAGCCCACCATCCTGCTGAATCCACCGCTCGACTCTGATGTCATGACAGAGGAGATTTTTGGCCCGCTCCTCCCGATCATCACG GTGAAGAAGATCGAGGACAGCATCGAGTTCGTGAGCTCCAGGCCCAAACCGCTCGCGATCTACGCATTCAGCACGAGCGAGCCGCTGAAGCAGCGGATCGTCAAGGAAACGTCGTCCGGGAGCGTCACCTTCAACGACGCGATCGTGCAGTACGGGCTGGAGAGCATCCCGTTCGGCGGCGTCGGGCAGAGCGGGTTCGGGCAGTACCACGGCAAGTACTCCTTCGAGATGTTCAGCCACAAGAAGGCGGTGTTCAGGCGAAGCTTCCTGGTCGAGTTCATGTTCAGGTACCCGCCGTGGAACGACGACAGCAAGCTCGGGATGCTGCGGCACGTCTTCCGCTATGACTACGTGTCGCTATTCCTCGCGCTGCTCGGCCTGAGGAGGTGA